CTCTTCAGCTATATCGCGAAACGCAGCGATCTCGACACGATGGCCGCCGAACTGTTCGACGTCGTGTCGTCGGGCAAGGTGAAGACCAACGTGCGGCAGCGCTATCCGCTCGCGGACGCGGCGCGCGCGCACGAAGAACTCGAAGCGCGCAAGACGACCGGCTCGACGATACTTTTGCCTTGAGCGCGACGACGCCGCGCGGCCGGCTCGACTCCATAACCGATAACAAGCGATGAGCGAGCCGTCCTTCACTGTCGTCCTGATCGAAGACGAAAAGCAGATCCGGCGCTTCGTGCGCGTGTCGCTCGAAGCGCAGCAGATGACCGTGTTCGAAGCCGAAACCGGCCAGCAAGGACTGGTCGCGGCGGCCACGCGCAAGCCGGATCTCGTGATCGTCGATCTCGGCCTGCCGGACACGGACGGCATCGACGTGATCCGCGAATTGCGAAGCTGGACCGAAGTGCCGGTGATCGTGCTCTCGGCGCGCACGCAGGAAGAGGAGAAAGTCGCCGCGCTCGATGCCGGCGCGGACGATTATCTGACCAAGCCCTTCGGCGTCTCCGAACTGATGGCGCGTATCCGCGCGCATCTGCGGCGGCGCAATCAGACGGCGGCGAGCGAAACGCCCGTGGTGAGCTTCGGCGACGTCACGGTCGATCTCGCGCTACGCCGCGTCACGCGAAACGGCGAAAGCGTGCATCTGACGCCGATCGAATATCGCCTGCTCGCGACGCTCGTGCGCGACGCGGGGCGCGTGCTGACGCACAGGCATTTGCTGCGCGAAGTGTGGGGGCCGTCGCATGTCGAGAGTCCGCATTACCTGCGCATCTACATGGCGCATCTGCGGCAGAAGCTCGAACGCGACGCCGCGCAGCCGGAGCATATCGTCACCGAAACGGGCGTCGGATATCGTCTGGTCGGCGCGAACTGAAGGCGCTTACGCCGTAGCGGCAGCGGGCGCATCGAGCGCATCGTCGATAGGCACGTCGCCGCCGACGAAGCCGATCGTGCGATTCGTCACGCCGAGCAGCAGGCAGCGCATCGCGACTTCCGCGACGTCTTCGCGCGACACCGCCGGCATCTGTTCGACGCGTTCGTCGGCGAGCGCGATCGTCCCGCGCCCCGGCGCATCCGAAAGCGGGCCCGGCCGCAGGATCGCGTACGGCACGCCGCGTCGGGCGACGTAATCGTCGGCTTCGCGCTTCATGCGCGAATAGTGGCGCAGCGCGAGCGGACTGCGCTGCGGCTGATACGCGGACAACGCGCTCACCACGACAAGTTGCCGCACGCGCCGGCGCTTCGC
The Caballeronia sp. M1242 DNA segment above includes these coding regions:
- the kdpE gene encoding two-component system response regulator KdpE; translated protein: MSEPSFTVVLIEDEKQIRRFVRVSLEAQQMTVFEAETGQQGLVAAATRKPDLVIVDLGLPDTDGIDVIRELRSWTEVPVIVLSARTQEEEKVAALDAGADDYLTKPFGVSELMARIRAHLRRRNQTAASETPVVSFGDVTVDLALRRVTRNGESVHLTPIEYRLLATLVRDAGRVLTHRHLLREVWGPSHVESPHYLRIYMAHLRQKLERDAAQPEHIVTETGVGYRLVGAN
- a CDS encoding SDR family oxidoreductase — protein: MKAMKVLLIGAHGRTGRHVARRLHEEGIPFRALLRKSAHKSEFAALGAEIVLGDLTHDFSHALDDITHVVYAAGSAESEGVSEERDIDRDAVMRTADYAKRRRVRQLVVVSALSAYQPQRSPLALRHYSRMKREADDYVARRGVPYAILRPGPLSDAPGRGTIALADERVEQMPAVSREDVAEVAMRCLLLGVTNRTIGFVGGDVPIDDALDAPAAATA